The following proteins are co-located in the Calliphora vicina chromosome 2, idCalVici1.1, whole genome shotgun sequence genome:
- the LOC135950870 gene encoding uncharacterized protein LOC135950870: protein MTTKISMESFFEKIRNKYNIHTSSLLKKYSREMERLAKLMERTTFLQECRHMGIIPTHVRNSTRTLKQLVTTKTSRIDIEKIETNLHAKLLNIEIKDTHTNTTYTRSEIRKIEKEMKNTLDKMELTKFKNQQWDKFYNIRSRIKLTHSMKMTKLKHEKFEKLNLVYNDDWFINHTSIEFEMEHKWLLSLGNKFAIPVDRKNFTPIPLIADMEQWVQGIKDDTEKDITRSKIANRIAYFKRNLRNTEKDKFILSIYEVTRNFIKKHEKDIIITTADKGNKTVILYRRDYMEKMYQLLDDKSTYRKIEIDPTTSLQKRNNNLITQLGKDGYITRYEKFNMTTQAAAAPELYGLPKIHKDGIPLRPISASMKVPCYSLSKYIGTILRNIVSPKYNIQNSVELKRKLESVSLENDDIMVSFDVVSLFTNIPIHLAIRNILDKWKTLKEHTAIPRQTFLKILQFCLTDNNYLTFDNKFYHQTYGMPMGNPLSPTIANIVLDTLLDDVIDELRANNIEIKFITKYVDDLFAIIRKSDEEKILKTMNVYHNKIQFTIEREKNMSIPYLDINIIKDNGRIRTNWYTKPTSSGRMVNFNSTQPLKMKISTATNLIRKVLQISDVEYRKTNINRIRKILTKNSYPTYMTNNLINKVLKYEKQQKNPNTEEEKVFYSVPFIPKLTETKTMKRMITEKTTTIAYKSNMTLRHLFTNNKTKIDKLKSDNVVYEIKCDGNERERCNLVYIGTTKRMLGTRVNEHKTDIEKGKITTALSLHVKECNHKMDFDNIKILDREQKENKRYTLESLRIQQKIHNTMNTKEDKDNTKLQYSAAIFNY from the coding sequence ATGACGACAAAAATAAGTATGGAAAGTTTCTTCGAGAAAATTaggaacaaatacaacattcatACTAGCAGCTTACTGAAGAAATATAGCAGAGAGATGGAGAGATTGGCTAAATTGATGGAGagaacaacatttttacaagaaTGCAGACACATGGGAATCATACCAACACATGTAAGAAACAGTACAAGAACATTAAAACAATTAGTTACAACAAAAACATCACGGATAGACATAGAGAAAATAGAGACAAACTTACACGcaaagttattgaacatagaGATAAAAGATACACATACAAACACAACATATACAAGATCAGAGATCAGAAAGATTGAAAAGGAGATGAAAAATACACTTGACAAAATGGAACTTACGAAATTCAAGAACCAACAGTGggataaattttacaatatcaGATCGAGGATAAAACTTACACATTCAATGAAGATGACGAAATTGAAACACGAGAAGTTTGAGAAACTGAACCTCGTATACAATGACGACTGGTTTATTAACCACACGAGTATAGAGTTTGAAATGGAACATAAATGGTTATTATCACTGGGGAACAAGTTTGCAATACCAGTAGATAGAAAGAATTTCACACCTATACCGCTTATAGCTGACATGGAACAATGGGTTCAGGGTATAAAAGATGATACAGAAAAGGACATAACGCGATCGAAAATAGCGAACAGAATTGCATACTTCAAAAGGAATCTTAGGAATACGGAGAAAGATAAATTTATACTGAGTATATACGAGGTCACCAGGAACTTCATTAAGAAACACGAGAAGGACATAATTATAACTACGGCAGACAAGGGGAATAAGACTGTGATATTATATAGGAGAGATTATATGGAGAAAATGTACCAATTATTAGATGACAAGAGCACATACAGGAAAATTGAAATTGACCCAACAACTAGTCTTCAGAAAAGGAACAATAACTTAATTACACAATTGGGAAAAGATGGGTACATTACCAGATACGAGAAATTCAACATGACGACACAAGCGGCAGCAGCACCTGAGTTATATGGACTGCCAAAGATACACAAAGACGGAATACCACTTCGACCGATATCTGCATCCATGAAGGTACCGTGTTACAGTCTTTCGAAGTATATTGGAACAATTTTGAGGAATATTGTGTCGCCcaaatacaatatacaaaattcagtagaatTAAAACGAAAACTGGAAAGCGTCTCATTGGAAAATGACGATATTATGGTCTCTTTCGACGTGGTATCATTATTCACTAATATACCGATTCACTTGGCTATAAGGAATATACTTGACAAATGGAAAACACTTAAGGAACACACGGCAATACCaaggcaaacatttttgaaaattcttcaGTTTTGTTTAACTGATAATAACTATCTCACTTTTGACAataaattttaccatcaaaCATATGGTATGCCAATGGGAAACCCCCTATCGCCAACAATTGCAAATATTGTACTTGACACACTACTGGACGATGTAATTGACGAATTAAGGGCTAATAATATAGAGATTAAGTTTATCACTAAGTATGTGGATGACTTGTTTGCGATTATAAGGAAATCGGACGAAGAgaagatattaaaaacaatgaaCGTTTATCACAATAAGATACAATTTACAATAGAACGCGAGAAGAATATGTCAATACCGTATCTGGACATCAATATCATCAAGGATAATGGAAGAATAAGGACAAATTGGTACACGAAACCCACATCTTCAGGTAGAATGGTTAACTTCAACTCTACACAACCATTGAAAATGAAGATAAGTACAGCGACGAATTTAATAAGGAAAGTATTACAGATAAGTGATGTTGAATACAGGAAAACCAATATTAatagaataagaaaaatacttacaaagaATAGTTACCCAACATATATGACGAACAATTTAATCAACaaagtactaaaatatgaaaaacagcagaaaaatccaAACACTGAGgaggaaaaagttttttacagtgtaCCATTTATTCCCAAACTAACGGAGACAAAAACAATGAAGAGAATGATCAcagagaaaacaacaacaatagcttaCAAATCAAATATGACACTGAGGCATCTatttacaaacaacaaaacaaaaattgacaaACTTAAGAGTGATAATGTGGTCTATGAGATAAAATGTGACGGTAATGAAAGGGAGAGATGTAACTTGGTTTACATTGGTACGACAAAGAGAATGTTGGGGACGAGAGTTAATGAACACAAAACAGatattgaaaaaggaaaaataacgaCGGCATTATCTCTGCACGTAAAGGAGTGCAATCATAAGATGGATTTTGACAATATTAAGATATTGGACAGAGAACAAAAAGAGAACAAACGATACACTCTTGAAAGCTtaagaatacaacaaaaaatacacaatacaatGAACACGAAAGAGGACAAGGATAACACAAAACTGCAATATTCCGctgcaatatttaattattaa